The following nucleotide sequence is from Acidimicrobiia bacterium.
GCTCGACGGGAACCTACATTCGCACGCTCGGCGACGACATCGCGAGGGCGCTCGGAGGGCGCGCCCACCTATCGGCGCTGCGCCGGGTGCGCAACGGTGATCTGCATGTCGACGATGCAGTTCGGGTGGACATCATCGTCGAGACCGCAACGGCGGGATCCATCGACTCGATCGTCGTTCCCCCGTCGATGGCCCTCCGCCATATGCCGTCACTGACCGCCGACCCACAAACCGCGCTCCGAGTTCGTAACGGCGCCCCGATCGCCGCGGCCGACGCTCCCGATGTGCCCGACGGCGCATTCGTGCGGATGCTCGATGGCGATGATCGACTCGTTGCTGTGTACCGTCGTGACCAACAACAGCTCAAACCCGAGGTGGTCCTGTCATGAAGCTGTTCGAGGGGAACCCCTCGACCTGGAACACCGACCGTACGGCGTATGCCGTTGCGATCGGCGTCTTCGACGGCGTTCATCGTGGCCATCTGGCCGTGTTCTCTGCACTGCGCGCCTCGGCCGTCGGGTTACCGGTCTGTGCACTCACATTCGGTTCGCACCCCCACGCTGTCATCACCGGCGGTGAGGCACCACCGCTGCTCACGACGCTTGGTCGTCGGTTGAAGCTGCTCGAATCGACAGGGCTCGATGCGGTCGCTGTCATCGATTTCGACGATGAGATCCGTCACCTTGCTCCGCGGTCCTTCGCCGAGATCTTCTTGGCAGATGCGCTCGACGCACAGGTCGTCGCCGTTGGACATGGGTTCCGTTTCGGCTTCCGCGCTGAAGGGACCGTCGACGATCTGCGGGTCTTCGGTCGGGACCTCGGCTTCGATGTGGTCGAAACCGACATTGTTGACCTCCACGGAACCGAGGTCCGTTCATCGTCGATTCGTGCTGCCATCAGTTCGGGGAGCGTCGAGCTCGCGGCCCGCATGCTCGGAAGGCCGTTCACGATCGAAGGCGCGGTCGTCGTCGGTGACGACCGTGGGAAATCCCTCGGGTTCCCCACGGCAAACATCGCCCTTCCCGATGGTGTCGTTCGGCCAGCCGGGGGAGTGTACGCGGTGCGGTGCGTCGTCGACGGGTCGCCCCTCAACGGTGTGTGCAATGTGGGGACCCGCCCAACCTTCGGAGGTACCACCGAAACGATCGAGGTGCACCTGTACGACGCCGAGATCGATCTGTACGGCAAGACCGTCCTCGTCGAGTTCATCGACCGGATCCGCAACGAGCAGCGCTTCACAACCGTCGACGCCCTCGTGTCACAGATCGAAGCGGACATCGACATCGCGAAGTCGGTTCTCGAACCGCGGGTGAACACGCAAGGGTTGTAACTCGGCCCCGAATGATGCATCGTGGGGGCACCGCGCTTCCCCGTGACAGGAAGCACCATGATCGGGCCTCTGCTGCTCTCGGGGATCCTCGCCGTCGCCCCTCCGAACACCGACGGGATGGCACCGGGCGATGGTATCGGCCTCGCGCCGAACCCCACCGTCCGCTCACATCAGTCGGTACCGGTCGGTGTGCCACGACCTTGGCATCCGATGATCCCCGTTTCGACCACTGGCGTCGTGCTCGCAGCAGCCGGGGCGGTGACCATGTATCGACGCCGCAGAACCGATCCGCTGGTTGTCGTTGTCCATGGGGATGGCGGATCGGTCGACGACTTCTCCTTCCTCATCGAGGCGATGGAGATTGATCCCAGCCGGGTCGTCGCGTTCGACTACTCCACGGTCGACGGCGGTCCGAGTTCCGCGGCGTCGTCCCATCATGTCCGAACTGACGCTGCTGCGGCCGAACTCGATGGCCTCTTGCGCGGTCTCGCCGAGGACAATGCCAACATCTACAGCATCCACCATTCGCGCGGTGGCGCCGTCGGGGCGGAGATGATCGCAGCGATCGATGCCGGTGAGAGGCCACGCATCGACGGATACCGCGGTGCGGCACTGCTCGATCCCGCCATTGCATCCGGCGGTGCAGGTGTGTTGCAATCGGTAGGGGCGCGGTGGGCCTTCGGGTTTCTTCCCGACGACGGGGACTTCTCGCCAACCCGGTGCGACGCTGCCGGATGTCGAGATGTTCGTGACCATCTCGGGGATCATGCGGGGGTCGAGGTGCTCGTGATCAGGAATCGGGATGCGGTCGTGACGAACTTCCCCGACCAACCAGATGGCTTGCGGGTGCTCGATCTTGATGATGGTCGGGGCAGCGCGTGGCTGTATCCCCTGTTGAGCCCCCTGTTGTTCGTGTGGCGGGTTCAGCAGGCACATCGATCGGTGCTCGTGAGTGATGCGGTCGCGGCATGTGTCCGCGCCGAAATCGATCATCCCGGCTCGTGTGAAGAGCTCGGGGACGACTGAGACGGTCTCGAACGACAAACGGCATGGATGGAATAGGGGCGGAGGCTGCTAACATCCCGTGTGGGCAATCGCCCGATTCCTTCCCTCGCAGGAAAGTGCCTCGTGAACGACACGAAGACGGTTGTAAACGAATACGGAACGCACCCCACTGACACCGGTTCGCCGGAGGTCCAGGTGGCATTGTTGACCGAGCGTATCAATCACCTGACCGGACACCTGAAGGCCCACCCCAAGGACCATCACAGCCGGCGGGGCCTCCTGATGATGGTCGGGAAGCGCAGGCGACTGCTTCGGTACCTCCAGGAACAAGATGTGGAGCGCTACCGGAACCTGATCGCAGCCCTGGGTCTGCGTCGCTAGCCAATCCAGGTACGGCTCACGCCGTGTCTGTTTGGGAGCGAAAGCACCGGAGGAGCGGTTTCAGTTGACAGTGGTGGGCGTTCGGGTCACCTCCGAGCACCGACCACTGCCAATTGGGCGCTTCTCCCCAACAGAAGGAGAAACGCGTGGCAGAGACCACCGTTCGCGGGCGCCTTGGCGAGATCGAGATCTCGTTGAGCGCAGGAAAGCTCGCACAACTTGCCGACGGCGCCGTTGTGGTGCGCGTCGGAGACACCGAGGTCCTCGTGACCGCAACCGGAAGCCGACGACTGCGTGAGGGCGTCGACTTCTTCCCCCTCACCGTCGATGTCGAGGAGCGCACCTACGCCGTGGGTCGGATTCCCGGTTCGTTCTTCCGTCGGGAGGGGCGTGCAACGGAGAAGGCGACCCTCACCGCTCGCCTCATCGATAGACCCCTGCGCCCGAACTTCAAAGACGGGTTCCGTCACGACACCCATGTCGTTGCCACCGTCCTCGCAGCCGATCTCGACAACCCCCATGACATCCTCGCGCTCAACGGCGCGTCGGCGGCCCTCACGGTCAGTCCGATTCCGTTCGAGGGCCCGATCGGTGCCGTGCGTCTCGCGCTCATCGACGGATCGTGGGTTCCGTTCCCGACCTACACCCAGGGCGAGGAGGCCGTGTTCGAGATCGTCGTTGCCGGAAAGCGCAATGCCGAGGGTTCGATCGACATCGCCATGGTCGAGGCCGGAGCCTCAGAGAACGGCTATCGCATGGTTCAAGATGGTGCCAAGGGTTCGGATGAGGCCACGGTCGCGGCCGGGCTCGAGGAATCCAAGGAGTACATCGCGGCGATGATCGATCTCCAGCTCGAACTGGCCGAGCAACTCGGCGATCCCGAGCCGGTCGCTTGGACCTTTCTTTCGGACTACTCCGATGACCTCTACGCGCAGGTTGAGGGTCTCGCGAAGGGGAGGCTCGAAGCTCTCGGGTCGATCGTGGCCAAACACGAGCGCCAGGATGCCGAGAGTGCCGTGCGCGACGAAGTGCTCGAGGCACTCGGAATCATCGACGGCGAACACGATGACTCCAAGGCTGCAAAGGCCGCCTTTTCGAAGGTGCAGAAGGAGGTCATGCGGTCGAGGGTCGTTGCGGACCGTGTGCGTATCGACGGGAGGGCGACGCACGAAATCAGACCCCTTGCCGCCGAGATCGATGTGATCCCCAATGTGCACGGCTCGGCCCTCTTCCAACGAGGCGAGACACAGGTGGTCAATGTGACCACACTCGGCATGTTGAAGATGGAGCAGATGCTTGACACGATTTCCCCGGAGGAATCCAAGCGCTACATGCACCACTACAACATGCCACCGTTCGCGACGGGGGAAGCGGGGTTCATGCGTGGCCCGAAGCGCCGTGAGATCGGGCATGGAGCACTCGCCGAGAAGGCGTTGCTGCCCGTCATTCCGCCAGCCGAGGACTTCCCCTATGCCTACCGGCTGGTGTCGGAGGTGCTGATGTCGAACGGTTCGTCCTCGATGGCGTCGGTGTGCGGATCGTCGCTTTCCCTGATGGCTGCCGGCGTTCCCATCCATGCTCCCGTTGCAGGTATCGCCATGGGGCTGATCCATCAGAACGGCGAGTTTGTCACCCTCACGGACATTCTCGGGGTCGAGGATCACCTTGGCGATATGGACTTCAAGGTCGCAGGCACCGCCGAGATGATCACGGCGCTCCAGCTCGACACCAAGATCGAGGGTCTTCCGGCTGATGTGCTCATCGCGGCGATGAACCAGGCCCGCGACGCGCGATTGTCGATCCTCGAAACCATGAACGCGTGTATCGCTGAGCCGAGATCCGAACTGGCCGAAAAGGCTCCGAAGATCGAGGCGGTCATGATTCCCAAGGACAAGATCGGTGAAGTCATCGGGCCCAAGGGGAAGACTATCCGCGAACTCGAGGAGGAGACCGGCGCATCGATTGACATCGACGACGATGGCACGATCCGCGTTGGCGCTCCTGACACCACCTCACTCAATCTCGCGAAGGAGAGAATCCTCGCGATCGGGTTCCCACCCGAGGCGAAGGTTGGCGAGATCTACGACGGGGAGGTGGTGAATGTGACGAAGTTCGGTGCATTCGTCAACATCCTTCCGGGGCGTGACGGCCTGTTGCACATCTCCAAGATCGGAGGCAACAAGCGGATCGACAAGGTCGAAGATGTGCTCAACCTCGGAGACGCCGTGAAGGTGATCGTGCGCGAGATCGACGATCGTGGAAAGGTCAGCCTCGACATGGCCGACGGTGCAGCCGCCAGCGACGGTGACAACACGCACGACGAACCGAAGGACGACAGTGGCGACGGACGCAGGGGCGACCGCGGCGACCGCAACCGTCATCGTGACGGGAAGCGGAACCGCGATCGGGCGGACAAACCCGGGCGCAAGGTCGTCTCATTCGAAGACGAGTTCGATCGAACCAATTAGTACCAATCCGAATCCGGGAGGGCCGACCCGCGCGGGTCGGCCCTCCCGGATTGTTGACTTCTCTTGTCTGCAATCATGCGGTGGAGTCGATCGACGAGGCGAGGATGTACCAACCAGAGCTCGAGACCATGCCGAAGGCCGACAAGCGTGAACTGCAAAGCGAACGCCTCGTCGCGCTTGTTGACCGCCTCAAAGCCTCCGAGGTGCCGTACTGGAAGGCCAAGATGGCCAGCGTTGGTGACATCGTATCGATCGACGATATCTCGCTGCTCCCGTTCACGGTCAAATCCGACCTACGCGACGCCTTCCCGTATGGCATGTTGACGGTGCCCGTTGGAGCGTGCAACCGCATCCATGCATCGTCGGGTACATCGGGAAAACCAACGGTGGTGGCCTACACCGCATCGGATCTCAGGGTCTTCGCCGAGGTGAACGCACGGGTGCTCGGATGCGCCGGCGCGCATCCCGACGATGTGTTTCATATCGCCTACGGCTACGGGTTGTTCACGGGGGGCCTCGGCCTCCATGGCGGAGCCGAACTGTTCGGTGTCACGGTTGTGCCCGCATCGGGCGGGAACACCGCGTTCCAGGTGGAGCTGCTCGCCGACCTCGGAGCTCGCGGCTTTTGTGCGACGCCGTCGTTCTCCCTCCTGCTCGCCGAACGCGCACAGGAATCAGGGCTCATGGACGAGATCAAGGTCGAGTACGGCGTGCTCGGCGCCGAGCCATGGTCCGAGTCGATGCGCACGAAGATCGAGGAGGCATGGGGGATCGATGCGCTCGACATCTACGGGCTCTCCGAGGTCATCGGCCCAGGGGTCGCGATGGAGTCGGTTGCGGGCAAGGGTGCGCCGTTCATCTTCGATGATCACTTCTATCCCGAGATCGTCGATCCCAAGACGGGAGAGCCGGTTGATGTCGGGGAGTTCGGAGAACTCGTCTTGACCACGCTCACCAAGGAAGCGCTGCCCGTGATCCGCTACCGGACCGGCGACATCACGCGGTTCGTCGACGAACCGTCACCGTGCGGTCGAACCTTCCAGCGGATGGACCGGATCGCAGGCCGCGCAGACGACATGCTCATCATCCGCGGCGTGAATGTCTTTCCGTCGGAGATCGAAGCGGTCATCCTCGCCGAACCCGGCGTGTCGGGTCAGTGGGCGATCGTCCTCGACAAGCGGGGCACCATGGTGGAGATGGTCGTGCGATGTGAACTCGCCGAGGCTGGCGACATTCCGGAGCGAGAGGCCATTCGCGATCGGATCGAGGCCGCCCTCTACACACGCCTGCGATCGAGGACCTCGGTCATCGTCGGTGATCCGGGGTCCATTCCGCGATCCGAGCTCGGGAAGGCCAAGCGCGTCTTCGAACAGACCGACGATCGTGATCCGCTCGGCTGAGCGCATCGTCTTCACATCCTGATGCCAGCCCTCGTTCCGCTCGTTGTCACATTCATGGATTGTGGAGTTGTTGAGTCTGCAAGTATGGTTCGGTGACGCGACCGCAGGAGCGTGGACGGCTTGTATCAGCGCGAACTCGAGACGATGCCACGGACGGAGCGACGCCGCCTCCAGAGTGCGAGGCTTGTGTCCCTTGTCGATCGTCTGAAGGCATCGGAGGTTCCGTACTGGCGCACCAAGATGGCGCAGGTGGGGGAGATCACCTCGATTGACGACATCACGAGCCTCCCGTTCACCGACAAGTCCGAGATGCGCGAAGCGTTTCCCTATGGCATGCTCACCGTCCCCGTCGCGGCGTGCAACCGGATTCACGCATCATCGGGGACTTCTGGCAAGCCCACCATCGTCGCGTACACCAAGCATGATCTTGGTGTGTTCGCGGAGGTCAACGCAAGGGTGCTGGGGTGCGCAGGGGCACAGCCGCATGACATTTTCCACAATGCACACGGATATGGGCTGTTCACGGGTGGTCTCGGCTTGCATGCGGGTGCCGAGCTGTTCGGGGTGACCGTCGTCCCGGCCTCGGGCGGCAACACGGATTTCCAGGTCGAGTTGCTCGCGGATCTCGGGGCGCGGGGCTTTTGTGCGACGCCGTCATTCTCCCTGCTGCTCGCCGAGCGCGCCGAGGCAGCTGGTCGGATGGGTGACATGAAGGTCGAATACGGAATCCACGGGGCTGAGGCATGGTCCGAGTCGATGCGCACGAAGGTCGAGGAGGCGTGGGGGATCGATGCGGTCGATGTCTACGGACTCTCGGAGATCATCGGTCCCGGTGTTGCCATCGAGTCGATCGAAGGGAAGGGTGCTCCGTTCATCTTCGATGACCACTTCTATCCCGAGATCGTCGATCCCAAGACGGGCGAGCCCGTCGCGGCAGGAGAGTATGGCGAGTTGGTGTTGACCACCCTGACGAAAGAGGCGCTTCCGGTCATCCGGTATCGGACGAGGGATATCACCCGTTTCGTCGATGAGCCGTCTCCGTGCGGCCGGACCTTCCAACGCATGGGCAGGATCGCGGGGCGCGCCGACGACATGCTGATCATTCGCGGCATCAATGTCTTTCCCTCCGAGATCGAGGCCATCATCCTCGACGAGGCGGGCGTCTCGGGTCATTGGGCGATCGTGCTCGACAAGCGGGAAACACTCGTCGAGATGGTGGTGCGGTGCGAACTCGCCAGCGCCGAGTGTCTCAGGGAACGGGACAACATCCGCGAACGGCTCGAGAAGTTGCTGCACTCCCGGCTGCGGACGCGTACAACGGTGCTCGTTGGGGACCCGGGATCCATTCCGCGATCCGAGCTCGGCAAGGCGAAACGCGTGTACGAACAGGTGGATGACCGGGACCCGCTCTCAAGGTAGTCCTCGAAGCAGATCCGTCCTGCGGTCGCGCTACTCGAGGACGAAGGTCAGCTTCATGTCGACGCGGAAGTGCTTGATGGTGCCGTCTTCGGCAATCTCGACCTTGTGTTCGGATATCCACGCCCCACGAATACCGTCGACGGATTTCTGCGCCTTGGCGATGCCTTTGCGGATGGCATCCTCGAATGATCCGGGGGAAGTTGATGTGACCTCGATCACCTTGGCAACTGACACGTGAGACGCTCCTTCTGGTCGCTCGTCTTCCCCTGAATCTACCTCGGTCGTGAGCACTGCGATCGGTTGGATCAGGGCCGTCCCCATTTGCCAATCGAACATGTGTTCGATTAGTCTGTCCTTCCGGCGGAGGGCGTCACGCTGGTGAGTCGAACAAGAGGAACCGGCGTGGTTGTCAGCTTGCAACGAGAAGATGTCCCCCGGCGAGGCCTCTCGGCGACGGCATCACGAGATGCTGATCTTGCTGATCGGTCCAACGGGCACGAGACCGGATCCATCCTCGCGCTTGCAAAGGGGCAGGTCGCGGCCCTTTCCGGGCTTCCCGGCTCCGGGTTGACACGGATCGGTTTGTCCCTTCTGGCGCCACACGCTGCTCGTGGTGCCCTCGCGGTGGTTGATGTCCGTGGATGGGCGAGCCCGCAGGCGGCATGGGAACTCGGGATCGAACCCGAGCATTTGATCGTGGTGCGAAACGGTGACCTCGTCACTTGGAGCCGAGTCGTTGCAACCCTGCTTGACGGTGCACAAGCCGTCTATGCCGAGATTCCGAACGGAGTCAAAGATGCGGTGCTTCGCAAACTCGCTGGCAAGGCACGAACCCGACGCATCCCCCTCGCGCTGCGTCCCGTTGCCGGGGATCTTCCCGGCGGGATCGCCCATCTCCATCTCAGGGCGAGGGCCGTGATCTGGGACGGTGCCGAGAGCGGTCATGGGCGGCTGAGGACACGGCGAACCATCTTTGATGCCTCAGGCAAGTCGACTCGGGGCATGGAGCGAACAATCGAAGTCGAGGACGATGGAACGAACGATCTGCGTGTGGTTCCCCACATGGATGCTCGGACAACCAGATACCTTGCCTGATCAGCCGATCCAAGCGATCGACGAGACCAACAAGGTGGTCGCCTACAACGATCTCGCAGCGTCGGGCGGTGTGATGGTCGGGATGCAGCGACGCTCGGCGGAAGCGATCTGCCCGACCGTGGTGACCGTCAATGCCGACGAACAGCAAGCCATGACGCGATTCGAGCCCGTCGTCCTGTCGATCGAGGCACTGGTTCCGTCCGTCGAGGTCGCAGAACCGGGCCTCGCCTTCGTTCCCATCGACGGCGCCGTTCGCTACTACGGGGGAGAGGCCCCGCTCGTCGAACGAATCTCAACGGAGCTTGCCGAATACCGTCATGGATTTCGGATGGGGCTCGCTCGCGGTCCCTTCGCGGCCCATCGGGCAGCGAAGGCAACCACCTCGGCACAACCGATCCTGATCGTCGACGACGACGCGGCGTTTCTCGCAGCACTCGATGTCAGAACACTCGCAAGCGAAGATCTCGCAGCGGTCCTTCATCGGCTTGGGATCACAACGCTCGGGTCGCTCGCCAAGCTCCCGACCAAAGCAATCGTGTCACGCTTTGGCAGGGAAGGGCACGAGGCGCATCGGCTTGCTCGGGGAATGGACCGTCCCATCGAGCCGAGGGAGATTCGTCGGGATCCCACGATCTCGTCGGACTTCGACCCACCCATCGACCATCTCGAAACGGCGGGCTTTGCTGCGCGAAATCTCTCGCAACGATTGATCGCAGAACTCGCCCGATCGGGAGTTGCCCCCCACCGGGTCATCGTGACGGCCATGGCTGGTGACGGGACCGTTCGGACGCGAACATGGCGGAGTGCGGATCCGTTCAACGACCATACGCTTGCCGATCGGATCCGATGGCAGCTCCGTACATGGATCGAAGGGACGGGGGCAAGCGTCCGTGGCGGCCTTGTCAGTCTTCGTCTCGAACCGGCTGACCTTTCAGGTGCCGGGAGGCAGATGGCCATCGAGGAAGACGCGGGTTCCTTCGAGGAGATGCAGCGGGCCTTCATGGAGGTGCAGGCGATCGCCGGTCTCGACAATGTTCTCGTCGCGACACCACAAGGAGGACGGGACGCGCGCCAGAGGGTGCAATGGACGCGTTGGGGAGAGGCCCCAACAGCATCGGAGCGCGATCCCGACGCACCATGGCCAGGGCAGATCCCTGGCCCCTCGCCGGCCCTTGTTCCACCGGAGCCTGTGCCATTCCCGGTGACCTGGGTCGACGGGATGCCAGAGCAGGTTCGACTCAAGGCCCGTTGGGTTCCCGTGCTGTCATGGGCGGGACCATGGAGAGCCGTCGGTCAATGGTGGAATGGGCAGTCGACCGCCGACCGATACCAGATCGTGACCTCGGTTGGCGCCTATCTCTGCGAGATCAGGGACGGTGCCACCTACCTGATCGGGGTGTACGACTGATGGGGAAGTCCACCGTTCCCCGTTCACGGCTTCGACGAGGTGTGAAGATCGAGATAGGCGTTGGTGATTGCCGCTTCGGTGGCGCGCATCAGCGGCGTGAGGTCATCCTTGTTCGTCAACTCGGCTGTTTCGATCGGCGGCAGGACACGAATCCTCGCATGGCCGGGAAAGAACAGCTTCGATCCCGGGGTCGAGATACGATCGGTTCCTTCGATGGCCACGGGCAGGATTGGAAGCCCGGTGTCGATCGCAATCCGGAACGCTCCTTTCTTGAAGGGCAGCAGCTCCTCTCCGCCGCTGCGGGTCCCCTCCGGGAACACCATGAGCGAGTAACCGCGCTCGGCGGCAAGCCGCACCCCGTCGTTGATCGCCTGCCGGCTCGAACCACCGGCCTGCCGGTCAACCTCGATGATCCCGATCCGGCGCATCGCCGGGGAGACGATCGGGATCCTGAACAGTTCCTTCTTGGCGAGGAAGCGGCCCTCGATGGGCAGGACCCAGAACAGAAGGGGGATGTCGAAGGTCGACAGGTGGTTCGACACGACGACATAGCGTCTGGACTCATCGACATGCTCCACGCCATGGATCTCGAACCGCACCGGAGGGATACGAAGGAACTGGCGGGACCACCGTTTCACGATCCGCCCGAACAGCGGCGTATGCGGTCTGAAGATGCCGTAGACGATGATGAAGAGCGCGTAGACGCATGTGAGGAGAAAGAAGAGGGGCACGAGGACGAATGTCCGCACTGCAGCAAGGATCTTGTGCATGGCGGTAGCGTAGACGAGATGATTCGGGTGACCCCATGCGCCAACTGAGCCGCGACGCGGCTCGACGGATCTCGTTGGCCGCGCAGGGATTCGGCGACCCTTCACCGACAGGACGGGTCGATGTTCGCCACTTCCGTCGCGTCATGGGCCGGCTCGGGTTGATCCAGCTCGACAGCGTCAATGTCTGTGTGCGTGCCCACTACATGCCCTTCTACTCGCGCATCGGCTCATACGATCGCGAACGGCTCGATCGGTGGCTTCACACATCGGGCGAGCATTTCGAGTACTGGGCACATGAGGCGGCAGTCCTCCCGGTGGATCGCCATCCGTTGTGGCGCTGGAAGATGGATGAGATGCTGCCCTCGAGATGGCGTTCGGCCAGAGAGCTTCTCGATGGACACCCCGAGATCCTCGACGATGTCCTCGGCCAGATCGCCGATCGCGGACCGTTGACCGTTCGTGATCTCGATGCACCCGGACGCTCCGGTGAGCCGTGGTGGGGATACGGCCCCGGCAAGCTCGCGCTTGAGATCCTGTACGCGAACGGGAAGCTGAGCGCGCGGAGAAGCGACAACTTCGTGAAGCTCTACGACCTGCCCGCACGGCAGCTTCCGCCCGGTGTGCTCAGGAGTGAGACGCCGACGAAGCAGGCGGCATATCGGGAACTCCTCACCGCGGCCACACGGCATCTCGGCGTCGGCACACTCCACGACATCGCCGACTACTTCCGGCTTCACATCCCCACCGCCCGATCGGTCGCGAAGTCGCTTGCGTCGGAAGGCACCATCGAGGAGGTTGCCGTTGCCGGATGGAAGGGACCGGTGTACCTCGATCCCGAGGCGGTGCGTCCGCATTCGATCAACGCAACGACCCTGCTGAGCCCGTTCGATCCCGTCGTGTGGTACCGCGAACGGGCCGAGCGCCTCTTCGGCTTCCGGTACCGAATCGAGATCTATGTCCCTGAGCCCGATCGGGTGTACGGCTACTATGTGCTGCCGTTCATGATGGACGGCGACCTCGTCGGTCGGGTGGATCTCAAAGCCGACCGGCAGAACGGGACGCTCATCGTCAAGAGCGCCTTCCGGGAGGAGGGGAGCCATCCTCGAACGGTTGCTGGTGCTCTCAGCTCGGAACTCGACCGCTTTGCCGGCTGGCTCGGACTCCCCGACATCGCATTCGAGCGTGCAGGGAACCTGATGGATGCCCTCCGGGAGCAACGATGATGCTGGCTCCGAATCACCCGATGTCTCACCCAATGTCGAATGCGAGCACCGTGTAGCCCTCGGGGACATCCAGCAGATGGAAACTCCCGGCCATCCAATCGGCGAAGACGAGATCGTTCGTTCCATCGACGCGCAGGACGACGAATCGGTCGTTTGCCGTGAACCCGACCGGTGTGAGTGCCCCGCGGTAGGTGAGGTGGCGCGTCGGGTTCACGGTGGGGCCATGTACCTCGAGGTGGGCATCGCTGAGCCCTCCGCGGAAGTTCGCGAGGAGATCGGTGTTCGCGCTCATCGCGACGCTGGCGACGCCATCGTCCTCCATGACGCGCCGGTCGAAGAGCGTTTCGGGATCGTCGCCCATCCGCGTCATCAGCACCGCTTCGGTTAGATGGTCCGGGGCAACATGCGGTGGAGCCATCACGAGACTGGTGGCGGATACAGCGGCAACCGTGCCCGGCCTGCTCCGAAGAAGTGAACCGTCCCCGGACCGCCACAGCGTGGTCTGTCGCGGCGTCGTTGACAGGAAGCCGTTGGCGTCCCAGCGGACGAGCTGTTCGCCTTCGTCGATCGGTGTCACCGCCGAGATGTGCATCAGGGAGCGACCCATCGGGTCAACGGCGGCGGTGAACAGCATCGACGACTCATCGGCCATCTGCTGTACCCACGCGAGCCGTCCGACCTCGGTGGCGTGCCAGGTGTGGCTGAGCACCGCGGGGAGCGTCACCGTCTCGAGCTCGGTCGGAATCCCGAGGGACAGGTTGTAGGTGAGGGTGTCGGGGAGGTGCTCGGTCACGGCGATGAACCTGCCGCTGCTGTCGAACACTGCCCTATGTGTCGAGTCGGGCGCCGGTCGGGGGTCGAGAAGAATCTCCTTCGGGCGTATGAACTCTG
It contains:
- a CDS encoding DNA polymerase Y family protein, which gives rise to MERTICVWFPTWMLGQPDTLPDQPIQAIDETNKVVAYNDLAASGGVMVGMQRRSAEAICPTVVTVNADEQQAMTRFEPVVLSIEALVPSVEVAEPGLAFVPIDGAVRYYGGEAPLVERISTELAEYRHGFRMGLARGPFAAHRAAKATTSAQPILIVDDDAAFLAALDVRTLASEDLAAVLHRLGITTLGSLAKLPTKAIVSRFGREGHEAHRLARGMDRPIEPREIRRDPTISSDFDPPIDHLETAGFAARNLSQRLIAELARSGVAPHRVIVTAMAGDGTVRTRTWRSADPFNDHTLADRIRWQLRTWIEGTGASVRGGLVSLRLEPADLSGAGRQMAIEEDAGSFEEMQRAFMEVQAIAGLDNVLVATPQGGRDARQRVQWTRWGEAPTASERDPDAPWPGQIPGPSPALVPPEPVPFPVTWVDGMPEQVRLKARWVPVLSWAGPWRAVGQWWNGQSTADRYQIVTSVGAYLCEIRDGATYLIGVYD
- a CDS encoding crosslink repair DNA glycosylase YcaQ family protein, which produces MRQLSRDAARRISLAAQGFGDPSPTGRVDVRHFRRVMGRLGLIQLDSVNVCVRAHYMPFYSRIGSYDRERLDRWLHTSGEHFEYWAHEAAVLPVDRHPLWRWKMDEMLPSRWRSARELLDGHPEILDDVLGQIADRGPLTVRDLDAPGRSGEPWWGYGPGKLALEILYANGKLSARRSDNFVKLYDLPARQLPPGVLRSETPTKQAAYRELLTAATRHLGVGTLHDIADYFRLHIPTARSVAKSLASEGTIEEVAVAGWKGPVYLDPEAVRPHSINATTLLSPFDPVVWYRERAERLFGFRYRIEIYVPEPDRVYGYYVLPFMMDGDLVGRVDLKADRQNGTLIVKSAFREEGSHPRTVAGALSSELDRFAGWLGLPDIAFERAGNLMDALREQR
- a CDS encoding lysophospholipid acyltransferase family protein produces the protein MHKILAAVRTFVLVPLFFLLTCVYALFIIVYGIFRPHTPLFGRIVKRWSRQFLRIPPVRFEIHGVEHVDESRRYVVVSNHLSTFDIPLLFWVLPIEGRFLAKKELFRIPIVSPAMRRIGIIEVDRQAGGSSRQAINDGVRLAAERGYSLMVFPEGTRSGGEELLPFKKGAFRIAIDTGLPILPVAIEGTDRISTPGSKLFFPGHARIRVLPPIETAELTNKDDLTPLMRATEAAITNAYLDLHTSSKP